Proteins encoded by one window of Cannabis sativa cultivar Pink pepper isolate KNU-18-1 chromosome 4, ASM2916894v1, whole genome shotgun sequence:
- the LOC133036559 gene encoding uncharacterized protein LOC133036559 has protein sequence MFVMKYMESLFEENEILEEFDPIEARLDCVGKIVTHESNKARHAVMEGVKKQFGLSKTKVLPSTSTTIALRSPSRSPRDPRFSTAKARSENMWTGKSKSPKTRHSKRLAISNK, from the exons ATGTTTGTAATGAAGTACATGGAATCACTGTTCGAGGAAAATGAAATATTGGAAGAG TTTGATCCTATTGAAGCGAGACTGGATTGTGTTGGGAAAATTGTCACCCACGAGAGTAACAAGGCTAGACATGCTGTGATGGAGGGAGTTAAGAAGCAATTTGGATTGAGCAAAACCAAAGTTCTTCCATCAACATCTACAACTATAGCATTACGTAGTCCATCAAGGTCTCCTCGAGACCCCCGATTCAGCACAGCGAAGGCCAGGTCCGAAAACATGTGGACTGGCAAGAGCAAGTCCCCGAAAACACGTCATTCTAAAAGGCTGGCCATAAGTAACAAGTAG